A segment of the uncultured Desulfobulbus sp. genome:
TGGCCGCTGCAGCACTTTCCTGGCTTGAAAAACAGGCCTGAACTCATGAATCTACAGTGAGGCCTCACCTATGATGATACAGCAGGCAGTTTCATGAAACAAAAAACACTCAAGACCAATCGAGAGCTTCAGTCCGTCTGGATTGTCACTCGAGAATATGCGGGCCTCGCCGGTGCCGGTGGCGTGAAAGATGTTTCGCGGCAGCTCGCAGAAGCCCTGGCTGATTCGGGTACCACCCGTGTTAACGTCATTATGCCACGATACGGGTTTATGGATCCGCTTGCCCTTGGATGTGTCAGAGTGGAGGTGGGAAGCCAAGTCGTCAGTATCGATGAGGAAACTGTTGGGCGTGGCTATCAGGTGGATATGAACTACACCGAGAGGGAGCGTAGAGAGTCGGTTTGCCTCTGGCAGATGACGTGCAACGGGGTGGAGATTTATCTGGTTGAGGCAGCCCGCTTTGCCGAAAAGTTCGGCGTCTACACGTACACCGAACAAGAGGCCAGGGAACAGAGGTGGCGGCAGAAAGGACAGGGGCATTACGATTATTTCGCCATGAATATTCTGTTGCAGAAGGCGGCTTTAGACGCCATGATTTTGTTGCAGGAGCGTCCGGATATAATTCACTGTCAGGATGGGCATACCGCAACCTTACCTGCCATGATGCGGGAAAACTCAGGCTATCGACACTATTTTCATGCAACCGCTGCTGTAGTGACTATTCATAATGCAGGCATGGGCTATCACCAGGAGGTCGCTGATTTGTCCTTTGCCCAGGCTATAACCTCCCTGCCTCAGCGGGTTATTGAAAACTCACTTTTGGGAGACAAATTTGACCCCTTTTTAGCTGCAGCACCTTATGCTATCCTCAATACGGTGAGTGAAAATTATGCTCGTGAGCTCCAGCAGAGCGATGATGATGCACGTACAGGCTGGCTTGGCCATGCCCTGATGGTAAAAGGCATCACCCTTTCCGGCATTACCAACGGGATAGATCCTGAATCCTTTAACCCCGGTAAGCCTGAGGCGTTAGATCTGAAGGCTGGATTTGATGTGCGAAAGGGGCAACTCGAAGGAAAAGCTCTCTGCAAGCGAGATCTGCTTGAACGCCTGGACCATGGACCAGGATGGGAGGGGGTTGAGCAATTTGGCCGTCTTGCATCCCACCCGCGGGAACCTCTCTGTACCTTTATTGGTCGGTTGACTACACAGAAAGGGGTGGATA
Coding sequences within it:
- a CDS encoding glycogen/starch synthase, which codes for MKQKTLKTNRELQSVWIVTREYAGLAGAGGVKDVSRQLAEALADSGTTRVNVIMPRYGFMDPLALGCVRVEVGSQVVSIDEETVGRGYQVDMNYTERERRESVCLWQMTCNGVEIYLVEAARFAEKFGVYTYTEQEAREQRWRQKGQGHYDYFAMNILLQKAALDAMILLQERPDIIHCQDGHTATLPAMMRENSGYRHYFHATAAVVTIHNAGMGYHQEVADLSFAQAITSLPQRVIENSLLGDKFDPFLAAAPYAILNTVSENYARELQQSDDDARTGWLGHALMVKGITLSGITNGIDPESFNPGKPEALDLKAGFDVRKGQLEGKALCKRDLLERLDHGPGWEGVEQFGRLASHPREPLCTFIGRLTTQKGVDTLIETISNMLATDAACRFLIFGSGEATYEEQLKKLARQGDKRVCFLKGFDPLLANTIYAAGDLFLIPSQYEPCGLTDYMAQLLGNLPVVHRVGGLVKVIDEKTGFCYDEDKAAALTLTLLRAMRLYREEPERFLEMQKAAVHRIDQKHTWKQVMEAYRALYQQALALIA